The Sulfurimonas sp. genome includes the window TACTTCAAAAAGATATCACTATTAATATGCAAAATATAGAAGAATATATTATGTTAAATGCAGGGATCAAGAACTCTTTAGTATTTTTAAGTAGGTATATAGATGAAGCGACATTTTTACAAAATGAAGATGAACATCTTTTTATAGATGCTATACAAATTTTAAAGAACTTCAACGATGCAAAAAAAATGCAAGATAGTGACTATATAAATAATACAAGTTTTTCACTAACATCTAACTCTAGAGATGCTAAAACTCAAATCTTTCTTTATAACTTTAACCTTCACTCTAAATACCTTCTAAACAAATATCCAATATATTTACAAACAACAAAAACTATTCTTAATGATAATTTTCACAAACATATAGAGGCACTAAAAAAGGAATTCTCAAGCAAAGCTTTAAATGATTTCAAAGCACTTGATAAATTTGCATTTATATTATTTAGTGTATTTGTCTTTTCTCTTTTTCTTATAATTCTTCTTTTCATAAAATATATGCGAGAGAACAAAAAACTTCTTAAAACTAAATCTTCATTAGAGCATTCTCTTGTATATGACCAGTTAACTGAGCTTAATAATAGAAGAGCATTTGAGATTCACCTTAAAACAATTAAAAAACCACATCTTCTAATTGTTAATATTGACGATTTTAAATATATTAATGATATATATGGAAATGATGTAGGTAATTTAATACTGCAAAAATTAGCAAAAATTTTAAAAGATGAGTTTTCAGGTCGCTCAAATACTTATATCTATCGTATTGATGGGGATGAGTTTGGAATATTGTTTGATAATATTTCAGATAAGAAAGCATATAAAATTGCCAAAGCGCTAGAAAATAAGATATCAAACTATAACTTTATAGTTTATGATTTAACTCTGCATCTGCTAGTTAGTATTGCAAGTAACTCGGTAGTCCCTATTTTAGAAAATACTGATCTTGCTCTAAAACTACTTAAAAAAGATTACACAAAAAGAGTTTTAGAGTACACTGATTCTCTTAAGCTTAAAACAAATGTTAAAAAGAATATGAATACGATTGAACAGATAAAAAGTGCTGTACAAAACGATAGAATAATTCCATTTTTTCAACCAATAATTAACCTCAACACATCTAAAATAGAAAAGTATGAAGCTCTAGTTAGACTAAAACTTAAAGATGGAGCTTTCTTGCCACCATCTAAGTTTTTAGATATCGCCAAAAAAAGTTCTTACTATCACTTTATAACTAAGACAATGATAGAAAAAACTTTAAAAATAGCACAAGAATTTCCTCAATATAGATTTTCAATAAATATTTCTATGATAGATATACTAGATGCAAAGCTTACTCATATGTTGTTTAAAACTTTAGATACCAACCTTGATGTAGCAGGACGAATAGACATTGAATTGCTAGAGTCAGAAAACCTTCAAAATTTAGAAATTGTTCAAGAGTTCATAAATAAACTTCATACTTTTGGCTCAAAAATCCTTATAGATGATTTTGGTACAGGCTACTCTAACTTCTCATACTTTTCAAGTTTGGACATAGATATAGTAAAAATTGATGGTTCCATAGTTAAAGAAATAGCAACTGATAAGAAAAAACTCCATATGCTCACAAGTATTCATAAATTTTCAAATGGAATGAATATGGAAAATGTTGCTGAGTTTGTTGAAACAAAAGAAGTGGCAGAACTACTTAGAGAAATAGGCGTAAAATATGCGCAAGGATATTATTTTAGTCAGCCAATAGAGAGACCTCTAGAGGATGACAGAGTGACTATATAAACTATTTTAGAATCTTAGATAACTCTTTTTTATATGCTTTAATTTCAAAATCTTTTATTTGTGCTACACCACTATCTACAGCAGCTTGTGCAACAGCACTAGAAACCTCAACTATAAGTCTTTTGTCAAAAGGAGACGGTATAAGATAGTTTTTGCCAAATTTAATGTCACTTGAATAAAGTTCTTTTATCTCTTTTGTTACTTCTTTTCTAGCAAGGTCAGCTAAGGCTTTTGCCGCTGCAATTTTCATCTCAAGGTTAATCTTTGTAGCACGAACATCCATAGCCCCTCTAAAGATAAATGGGAAACCTAAAACATTGTTAACTTGGTTATCAAAGTCACTTCTTCCTGTTGCAACAAGGGCATCTGGTCTTGCCGCCATAACCTCATCTGGGAAAACTTCTGGAACTGGATTTGCCAAAGTGAAAACTATTGGTTCGTTTGCCATACTTTTAATATCTTCTATTGTGAATGAGCCTGGACGAGAAAGTCCTACAACAACATCAGCAGATTCAAATACTTCAGAGTGAGTCATATAACCTGAAGCACAAAACTCTCTTTTAAAATCATTTAAATCACTTCTTCCATTGTGGATAACACCTTTAGAGTCAAGCATATATATTTCTCTAACTCCCAAACTTCGGTAAAGTCTTGCACAAGAGATTGCTGCCGCACCTGCACCAACAACAACAATTTTTAAATTATCTATCTTTCTATGTGTTACTTCACAAGCATTAATTATAGCTGCTGCTGAAATAACTGCTGTTCCATGTTGGTCATCATGCATAACAGGAATATCTAACTCTTCAACTAAACGGCGTTCTATTTCAAAACACTCTGGAGCTTTTATATCTTCTAAGTTTATACCGCCAAAAGTAGGAGCAATTGCTGTAACAACTGAACAAAATCTATCTACACTTTCTGAATCAACTTCTATATCAAAACAATCAAGTCCAGCAAAATTTTTAAATAAAACCGCTTTCCCTTCCATAACAGGCTTAGATGCTAAAGCACCAATATTTCCAAGTCCTAATACTGCTGTACCATTTGTAATAACTGCTACTAAATTCTTTTTAGCAGTATAACGATAAGCATTTTCTGGATTTTTTTCAATTTCTAAACATGGAACTGCCACACCTGGTGTGTAAGCTAATGACAAATCTCTTTGTGTTTGAACTGGTTTAGTAGTTTCTACTGAGATTTTTCCTGGTTGAGGAAATTCATGATAATCAAGCGCTTCTTGGTCTGTTGTTGGTGTTTTTGACATATTGCAAACCTCTATGTATAATTTTTTCGGAATTATATCATAATTTCTTTTTATATTACTATATCAATTTAATAATAAAAACTATTCTGACTCGATTAACTTTACTTTTTAAATTTTTGCTTTTTTTAACTCCAAGAAGTTTTTTTGTGCCATTTTAAAGCGTAAAGAAGTATAAAAACATAACAAACAATTCCTACTAAATAAGAAGACTGCATATCCCCGCTAACTTGTGCAACTTTACCAAAAACAAGAGGTAAAATCGCTCCACCTGCTATTGCCATGATAAGCAAAGCACTTCCTTGAGCGGTGAACTTCCCAAGACCTTCAAGAGCTAATGGCCAAATAGTAGGCCAAACTAGAGCATTTGTAAAACCTAAAAGTGCTACAAAAGCAACACTGTTTGGTAAAGTAGCGATGCCGCTCCAACCCCATAAAATCTCAGAAACCAAATGTGAAGTTGTTGAGCTAAAAGCGACACCTAAAAGTAGTAAAATTCCACCAAGTGCAGAAACTATAAGTGCTTTTTCTTGTGAGAGTTTTTTTGGTATAAAAAAGACTCCAACTAAATAACCAAAAACCATAAAAACCATAGTATATGAAGTTAAAGCAGTTGCATTTACTACATCTAAACTTTGGGCATAAAGTCCTATGGTATCTCCAGCAATCACTTCAATACCTACATAAAAAAACAAAGCAACAGCACCTAAAATAACTCTAGGAAATGCAAAAATATTTCCCTTTGTATTTTCATCTGTTTTTTCAAACTCCAACTCTGGAATAGATGAAAATTTCACTAATGCGATAAGTCCACTTAAAACAATCGCCATGATAATATAAGGAACAATTAGTCTAGATGCCAACTCCTTAGTATCAATAGTATCTGCCGTTAAAGAGCCAATATCAGAGAGTATAAGAGTAGTAAAAAGAAGCGGAACTAAAACCCCTGCACTTTTGTTTATAAGCCCCATAATGCTTATACGCATCGCGGCACTTTCTATGGGACCAACTAAAACAACATAAGGGTTAGATGCTGTTTGGAGGATTGTAAGTCCTGTTCCTAGTGTAAAAAGAGCTAGTAAAAATAGTAAATAGTTCGCACTAAAAGCTGCGGGGATAAAAACTAAACTACCAACAACCATAACCGCTAGACCTATTGCCATACCATTCTTGTAGCCAGTACGCTCTAAAACTATAGCCATTGGAAAAGCCATAACAGTATAAGCTATATAAAAAGCAAAAGTTACAAAAAGTGCTTCAAACTCATTTAACTCACAGACTACTTTTAAAAATGGAATAAGTGAGCCATTTAACCAAGTTACAAAACCAAATATAAAAAATAAAATACCAATAATTATCATCGGTAACATACTTGATTTATTTTGCATTTTTTAATTCCTCTAAATACTTAGCAACTCCATCTTCATCATTGTTATACTTTAAAATAACATCAGCTTCTTGTTTAACTTTCTCCTGTGCATTTGCCATTGCAACAGAAATTTTAGCTAAATTAAACATTCCTAAATCATTATAGTTATCACCAAAAACAGTAAGTTTTGAAAGGTCAAACCCACTATATTCACTAAGAGTTTTAATACCATGAGACTTATCTGCATCTGGATGTAAGATAGTTAAAAAATGACATCCTGTGTAAGCTTCAGGAGCTAAAATATACTTTAAATTATCTCCAAAGCTATCCTCTACCTGTTTTGCTAAATCTTTTAAAAGTTTCTCTTCTCCCATATATACAACTTTAAAGTTATCATCCATGGCGCGGATATTTTTCAAAGCTTGTAGATTATCATCTCGTTTGTATCGAGTTAAAACATTTTTTTGATGATTATTTAGAATATTTGAATGTAAAAAGACTTCATTTAGATTTTGGTCTGCTAAGGCTAAAACAAAAGGATATATGCCAAACTTTGCGCCCTCATCAATAACAGCATCTGCTAAATCTTTTTTTATAAACTTTGTATCAATTATCTTTTTATCAACTGTTGCTATTAAGGCTCCATCTAAAAGAATCATGGGAGCGTTTATGTGGATGCCACCCAAAAACTGCATCGTTTTTTTGTATGTTCTTGCGGTTGCAACACTTAAAATCGAGGCATCTTTATATGAGTTCCAAATATTTTTAGTATAATCGCTAATAGATAAATCATTTCTCAAAAATGTATGGTCTAGGTCTGTAATGTATATGTTTTTCATAAAGAGATTATAGCAAAAAGGTTTAAAATGCAAATTGTGGTAGTAACGGGTGCGAGTAGTGGAATAGGCAAAGAAATCAGTCTAAGACTTCTAAAGCTTGGGTATAGAGTTCTTGGAGTTAGCAGAAGTATAACAGACAAAGGTTTTGAAAGTGAAAATTTTACTCCCTTTCAAGCCGATTTATCAGATGAAAAATCCACTTCTAAAGTTTGTGAATTGTTAAAAAAAGAGAATGTTTCTATACTTATAAATTCTGCTGGTTTTGGAAGATTTGAGCCTCATGAAGAGTTAAGTGCTAGAGTTATAAAAGATATGACTTTTTTAAACCTTACCGCACCGATGCTTTTAGCAAATGCCCTACTTCGAAGTTTGAAAAAAAACGATGGTTACCTGATAAATATAAATAGTATAGAAGCCATAAAAACTAGTAAATTTGCAGGTGTTTACAGTGCAACAAAAGCTGGTTTAAAAGCCTTTGGTGACTCACTATTTGAAGAGAGTAGAAAAAGTGGACTAAGTGTAACTAATATAAACCCTGATATGACGCAAAGTAACTTTTATGAAGAACTTAGATTTACAACAAGCGACAAAGAAGAAGAAAAACTATTTAGCTCTGATATAGCAGATGCAGTTGAGCATATTCTCACCATGAGAAAAGGTGCTGTTGTAAGTGAATATACTATAAGAAGCTTGAGGTTTGGGATTAAAAAGAAATAGTTATGATTTTAAATCTAATTTATGTGTAGGTCTTGCTTGAGTTGCTTGTAAAAATTCTAAATTTTTTTTCATCTTATTCATAGTTACTTTTGTTTCATCTTGAAGTGTATAGATTAACTCAGCGGCTTCTCTTAAAAGATATGAAGCTGATTCCATATCTTTGAGATTATCAAATTTTGGCATATCATCAATAAGCTCACCTAAGGCTTGTGTATTTTTTTCAACTATTGCAATTTTTAAGCTAGTTAACCACATTTGTGCTTTCTCTCCACGCTTCAAGTAAGCCTTTAAAGACATTACTTACTTCATCAAGTTTTTCACTGTCTTTATAAATAGAGGCATCTGTTAGAAGTTGTATTTCATAATTGTAAAGTCCTTCTAGGTACAAAGAGATATCTCCTTGTGTTCTATCAAGTGTAACTAACAACTCTGTAATTATAGCTATTGAACGATTTATCCAATTAACTCTTTTTTCTACATCACCATCTTTTATAGCTTTTTTTGCTTGTGCGTTAAAACGAAGTACCCCCTCATACAGCATCTCAATAAGCTTCGCTGGAGATTCGATACCGATATTGTTTTGTGCATAAATATTATGAGCTAAATTACCATACATTTTAAATCCTTTTTCATCATTGTTAGTTTCTTCCATGTGAGATATATCGACACGAAATTAATTTTCTTAATAGAAAATTTAATATTTAATATTATTACTTTTTTGTCGATAATAGTGTTACACTTTATATATAAAAGGATTTATTATGGCTTCTGCAATAACCTCATTGGGTATTGGGTCGGGTGTTTTAACTTCTGATGTAATAGACAAGTTAAAAAATGTTGATACATCAAGAATTATTAAACCAATAGAGAGAAAAATTACTCTTAACAATCAAAAACAAGATGCACAAAAGTTGCTAACTTCGTTAATTAAAACATTTAAAGCTAGTGCTTCTGCTCTTAGTTATAATACAATATTTGACAATAAAAGTGTAGAAATAAGCGGTAAATCTGAAATAAAAGTGGATGCTGGTGCAACGGTAGAATCATTTACTTTAGAAACTACTACTTTAGCTAAAAAAGACATAACAAAATTAGGTGCAGTTGCAAGTAAAGTCTCAGATATTGCTTCAGCTGATGGCAGATTAGAAATAAAGATTGGCTCTGATCCAGCCAATCCTAAAAAAACATTAAGCATTGCTTACACAGCAGGAATGACGCTAAATGATTTAACTCAAGCCATTACAGAGGCAGCAGGTGATGATATTTCAGCATCTGTCCTTCAAACTGGAGATGGTGAGTATAGTTTAGTTCTTTCTTCTAAGTCAACAGGTGAAAATTCTACTTTAACAATTAATGATGTTAATGGTAACTTGGATGCTTCTCTTTTTGCAGCATTTGATGCCACTACAAACCCAACTGGTTATGAAAAAGTACAAGCGGCTACAGATGCAAAGTTTAAATACAATGGTATCGCAATGACAAGATCAACTAACGAGATAAAAGATATTATTTTGGGTGTAAATATTACACTTAAAAAAGAGGGTGATTTTTCAAGAGTTGATATTTCACAAGATACATCAAAAATAACAGGGGAATTAAAACAGTTTGTCGATAGCTATAACACACTGATTACAAATATCCACGATATGACATTAAAAAATAAAGAAACTGGAGCAGAAGGTGTATTTAATAGTAATAACTTTGTTAAATCTATATCTAGAGAGTTAACAAAAGCAATTACAGTTCTAAGCAGTAGTAATAATTCCCTTCTCAACTATGGTATTGACTTAAATAGACAGGGTAGAATGAGTTTTGATTCTGCTGATTTTGAGAAAAAACTAAGTAATGATCCAGATTCCATAAAAGTGTTTTTTTCAGGAGGAACAGACAAAGATGGAAATAAAACAACAGGTATATTTGAAACTATTGATGAGAGAATAAAAGAATATACAGGTTATGGTAAACTTTTGAGTACTTTTGAGTCAGACTTAAAAACAGAAGGTAGAAATCTTTCTAAAAATCATCTAAATGCACAAAAGTCACTAGATGCCCGCTATGAAATCATGTCTAAAAGATTTATGGCTTATGATGCAATCATAAGCAGAATTAATGCTCAATTTTCATCGCTAAAAATGATAATAGATTCTGAGTCGAATTCTAAATAATGAACGAAACAAGTATTTACTTTTTTAATTCATTAGTTGCACTTGAGGCGGCTAAAGGGTGTCAAGATGATAAGTATTTATTTTTTTATGATGGAACTCTTTTGGAAGATGCTCCATCAAACTGCATAAATGTACCAATAGCTTCATTTTATGATTTTTTCCTGCAGACAACATATCCACAAATAGCACAACTGAATTTTGACAATGTTAATTTTTCCGATACAATAAAATCTCAAATAACTCAGAACATAACTCAAACTATTACAGCTATAAAAAATCAAAAAATTGAAATTATAAACTCTCTTCTTCCTGCTAAAATAGATGATAAAAATATTGGCGTAATGATATTTTCATTTTTAAAACACCTCATAGAAGGTGCTGAGGAAGAAGCAACTGTTGAATTAATTATAAAATTATTAAATATAATAACTTACTTACAAACACATCA containing:
- a CDS encoding EAL domain-containing protein, translated to MKLKQVMFLVLGLGIISSIAIIYFYIIQKNFTKQHREFILSVSALENAHIDLEHRILKSSIYAYHNQDEMAATIKRVKKNYKNLIESRILKDTTYLQTKKNLLLLQKDITINMQNIEEYIMLNAGIKNSLVFLSRYIDEATFLQNEDEHLFIDAIQILKNFNDAKKMQDSDYINNTSFSLTSNSRDAKTQIFLYNFNLHSKYLLNKYPIYLQTTKTILNDNFHKHIEALKKEFSSKALNDFKALDKFAFILFSVFVFSLFLIILLFIKYMRENKKLLKTKSSLEHSLVYDQLTELNNRRAFEIHLKTIKKPHLLIVNIDDFKYINDIYGNDVGNLILQKLAKILKDEFSGRSNTYIYRIDGDEFGILFDNISDKKAYKIAKALENKISNYNFIVYDLTLHLLVSIASNSVVPILENTDLALKLLKKDYTKRVLEYTDSLKLKTNVKKNMNTIEQIKSAVQNDRIIPFFQPIINLNTSKIEKYEALVRLKLKDGAFLPPSKFLDIAKKSSYYHFITKTMIEKTLKIAQEFPQYRFSINISMIDILDAKLTHMLFKTLDTNLDVAGRIDIELLESENLQNLEIVQEFINKLHTFGSKILIDDFGTGYSNFSYFSSLDIDIVKIDGSIVKEIATDKKKLHMLTSIHKFSNGMNMENVAEFVETKEVAELLREIGVKYAQGYYFSQPIERPLEDDRVTI
- a CDS encoding malic enzyme-like NAD(P)-binding protein, coding for MSKTPTTDQEALDYHEFPQPGKISVETTKPVQTQRDLSLAYTPGVAVPCLEIEKNPENAYRYTAKKNLVAVITNGTAVLGLGNIGALASKPVMEGKAVLFKNFAGLDCFDIEVDSESVDRFCSVVTAIAPTFGGINLEDIKAPECFEIERRLVEELDIPVMHDDQHGTAVISAAAIINACEVTHRKIDNLKIVVVGAGAAAISCARLYRSLGVREIYMLDSKGVIHNGRSDLNDFKREFCASGYMTHSEVFESADVVVGLSRPGSFTIEDIKSMANEPIVFTLANPVPEVFPDEVMAARPDALVATGRSDFDNQVNNVLGFPFIFRGAMDVRATKINLEMKIAAAKALADLARKEVTKEIKELYSSDIKFGKNYLIPSPFDKRLIVEVSSAVAQAAVDSGVAQIKDFEIKAYKKELSKILK
- the gluP gene encoding glucose/galactose MFS transporter, with product MQNKSSMLPMIIIGILFFIFGFVTWLNGSLIPFLKVVCELNEFEALFVTFAFYIAYTVMAFPMAIVLERTGYKNGMAIGLAVMVVGSLVFIPAAFSANYLLFLLALFTLGTGLTILQTASNPYVVLVGPIESAAMRISIMGLINKSAGVLVPLLFTTLILSDIGSLTADTIDTKELASRLIVPYIIMAIVLSGLIALVKFSSIPELEFEKTDENTKGNIFAFPRVILGAVALFFYVGIEVIAGDTIGLYAQSLDVVNATALTSYTMVFMVFGYLVGVFFIPKKLSQEKALIVSALGGILLLLGVAFSSTTSHLVSEILWGWSGIATLPNSVAFVALLGFTNALVWPTIWPLALEGLGKFTAQGSALLIMAIAGGAILPLVFGKVAQVSGDMQSSYLVGIVCYVFILLYALKWHKKTSWS
- a CDS encoding HAD-IIB family hydrolase, which produces MKNIYITDLDHTFLRNDLSISDYTKNIWNSYKDASILSVATARTYKKTMQFLGGIHINAPMILLDGALIATVDKKIIDTKFIKKDLADAVIDEGAKFGIYPFVLALADQNLNEVFLHSNILNNHQKNVLTRYKRDDNLQALKNIRAMDDNFKVVYMGEEKLLKDLAKQVEDSFGDNLKYILAPEAYTGCHFLTILHPDADKSHGIKTLSEYSGFDLSKLTVFGDNYNDLGMFNLAKISVAMANAQEKVKQEADVILKYNNDEDGVAKYLEELKNAK
- a CDS encoding SDR family oxidoreductase; the protein is MQIVVVTGASSGIGKEISLRLLKLGYRVLGVSRSITDKGFESENFTPFQADLSDEKSTSKVCELLKKENVSILINSAGFGRFEPHEELSARVIKDMTFLNLTAPMLLANALLRSLKKNDGYLININSIEAIKTSKFAGVYSATKAGLKAFGDSLFEESRKSGLSVTNINPDMTQSNFYEELRFTTSDKEEEKLFSSDIADAVEHILTMRKGAVVSEYTIRSLRFGIKKK
- the fliS gene encoding flagellar export chaperone FliS; this translates as MYGNLAHNIYAQNNIGIESPAKLIEMLYEGVLRFNAQAKKAIKDGDVEKRVNWINRSIAIITELLVTLDRTQGDISLYLEGLYNYEIQLLTDASIYKDSEKLDEVSNVFKGLLEAWRESTNVVN
- the fliD gene encoding flagellar filament capping protein FliD encodes the protein MASAITSLGIGSGVLTSDVIDKLKNVDTSRIIKPIERKITLNNQKQDAQKLLTSLIKTFKASASALSYNTIFDNKSVEISGKSEIKVDAGATVESFTLETTTLAKKDITKLGAVASKVSDIASADGRLEIKIGSDPANPKKTLSIAYTAGMTLNDLTQAITEAAGDDISASVLQTGDGEYSLVLSSKSTGENSTLTINDVNGNLDASLFAAFDATTNPTGYEKVQAATDAKFKYNGIAMTRSTNEIKDIILGVNITLKKEGDFSRVDISQDTSKITGELKQFVDSYNTLITNIHDMTLKNKETGAEGVFNSNNFVKSISRELTKAITVLSSSNNSLLNYGIDLNRQGRMSFDSADFEKKLSNDPDSIKVFFSGGTDKDGNKTTGIFETIDERIKEYTGYGKLLSTFESDLKTEGRNLSKNHLNAQKSLDARYEIMSKRFMAYDAIISRINAQFSSLKMIIDSESNSK